From Thermosipho affectus, the proteins below share one genomic window:
- a CDS encoding ATPase: MGLSEVIKYIVDKPLELKEKNLLVNRSKEIKNLNNIIKYHPFGIFGISGETGIGKTTVLNFIKCENVFSKRITLTFRESVESILYDLLYNLSKGLEKDKKLSKLAKETKEWVIEEVSTVKGFSLGISLYGSANTNLQKSKTPRFNFFAAKEKLGELLRKIVSVKGKFALIIDELDKESKSDTLQIVDALKNELLFENIITIMTLPYSIYREYKFDRLRWNESGNLENIFKDIILLEELTDSDIKELLLRRIHKFMNIIPSESLDPIIEFADGNPRDVLWMLSKVIFENIEKDILKKEDTILTIKKITNEYLTELKLTPLQKKAFELLKDLTGNRDEFLTILQQNNIKRTTAYSILNTFIERKIIITKGTKLKLSGKYKFLNL; encoded by the coding sequence GTGGGCCTTTCAGAAGTTATAAAATACATAGTAGACAAACCACTTGAATTAAAAGAAAAAAACTTACTGGTTAACAGAAGCAAAGAAATTAAGAACTTGAATAATATTATAAAATATCATCCTTTTGGCATCTTTGGAATATCCGGAGAAACTGGTATAGGAAAAACAACGGTACTCAATTTCATAAAATGTGAAAACGTCTTTTCAAAGCGCATTACACTAACCTTTAGAGAATCTGTAGAAAGTATACTGTATGATCTTCTCTATAATTTATCCAAAGGCTTGGAAAAAGACAAAAAACTTTCAAAGCTTGCAAAAGAAACAAAAGAATGGGTGATTGAGGAAGTTTCTACGGTAAAAGGATTTTCCCTTGGCATAAGCTTATACGGCTCTGCTAATACCAATCTTCAAAAAAGTAAAACGCCAAGGTTTAACTTTTTTGCTGCAAAAGAAAAACTTGGAGAGCTACTTAGGAAAATAGTCTCTGTAAAAGGAAAATTTGCACTTATTATAGACGAGTTAGATAAAGAAAGTAAAAGTGATACCCTTCAAATAGTCGATGCCCTAAAAAACGAACTTCTATTTGAAAACATAATCACAATAATGACATTACCTTATTCTATATACAGAGAATACAAATTTGATCGACTAAGATGGAACGAGTCTGGAAATTTGGAAAATATCTTCAAGGACATAATACTTCTTGAAGAATTAACAGATAGCGACATAAAAGAACTCCTTTTAAGAAGAATTCACAAATTTATGAATATCATCCCATCAGAATCCCTTGATCCAATAATCGAATTTGCCGACGGAAATCCCCGAGACGTTTTATGGATGCTTTCCAAAGTCATTTTTGAAAACATAGAAAAAGATATTCTCAAAAAAGAAGATACAATACTTACCATAAAAAAAATTACAAACGAATACCTAACCGAATTAAAACTTACACCGCTCCAAAAGAAAGCCTTTGAATTACTCAAAGACCTTACAGGAAACAGAGACGAATTCTTAACAATTTTACAGCAAAACAATATAAAACGAACAACCGCATATTCTATATTAAACACATTCATAGAACGAAAAATAATAATTACAAAAGGAACAAAACTAAAACTTTCGGGAAAATACAAATTTCTCAATTTGTAA
- a CDS encoding PD-(D/E)XK nuclease domain-containing protein: KGRIDLTVRFEEKCYIFEFKVIEGKEKKGALEQLKEKRYHEKYKGKCEEIYIIGVEFDKEERNIAYFEWERV, from the coding sequence ATAAAGGAAGGATAGATTTAACGGTAAGGTTTGAAGAAAAATGTTATATATTTGAATTTAAAGTAATAGAAGGGAAAGAGAAAAAGGGAGCACTAGAGCAGCTAAAAGAAAAAAGATATCATGAAAAGTATAAAGGAAAGTGCGAAGAGATATACATAATAGGAGTAGAATTTGACAAGGAAGAAAGGAATATAGCATACTTTGAATGGGAAAGAGTATGA
- a CDS encoding GIY-YIG nuclease family protein — MNKKYFLYILTNWNNKVMYIDITNNLQRRVYEHKEKLIDGFTKKYNVNKLVYFEMYEDIKECIEREKN; from the coding sequence ATGAACAAAAAATACTTTCTTTACATTCTCACAAATTGGAACAACAAAGTTATGTACATAGACATTACAAACAACCTTCAAAGAAGGGTTTATGAACATAAGGAAAAACTTATTGATGGTTTTACAAAAAAGTATAACGTGAATAAATTAGTTTACTTTGAAATGTATGAAGATATAAAAGAGTGTATTGAACGTGAAAAAAATTGA
- a CDS encoding HepT-like ribonuclease domain-containing protein — MKNDIVYLKHILDSMEAILDFVHGKTYNEFLKNRMMWSAVIREMEVIGEATKNLSHKFREKYPEIPWRKMAGMRDVLIHGYFKTDLEAVWKTAVEDIPILKPKIERIIRG, encoded by the coding sequence GTGAAGAATGACATAGTATATCTTAAACACATACTTGATTCAATGGAGGCTATACTTGATTTTGTGCATGGAAAAACATACAATGAATTTTTAAAGAATCGTATGATGTGGTCAGCTGTTATTAGAGAAATGGAAGTCATAGGCGAAGCAACTAAAAATCTTTCACATAAATTCAGGGAAAAATATCCGGAAATTCCGTGGAGAAAAATGGCGGGTATGAGAGATGTCTTGATTCATGGATATTTTAAAACTGATTTAGAAGCGGTATGGAAAACGGCTGTGGAAGACATTCCAATTCTAAAACCTAAAATAGAGAGAATTATAAGAGGTTGA
- a CDS encoding nucleotidyltransferase family protein, with translation MVSSSKIHIEKQKLEKITEILKKNGAKKIAIFGSRVRNDWRKNSDIDILVEFLKKPSLLEITGIKLEIEDNIGEKVDLITFEGLDDYIKEKVLSTMVVVYSEE, from the coding sequence ATGGTTTCCAGTAGTAAGATTCATATAGAAAAACAAAAGCTTGAAAAAATAACAGAGATTTTAAAGAAGAATGGAGCAAAGAAAATTGCGATATTTGGTTCTCGAGTTAGAAATGATTGGAGAAAGAATAGTGACATAGATATCCTCGTGGAGTTTCTTAAAAAGCCAAGCCTTCTTGAAATTACGGGTATAAAACTTGAAATAGAGGATAACATAGGAGAAAAAGTGGATTTAATAACTTTTGAAGGTTTAGATGATTACATCAAAGAAAAGGTTTTATCGACAATGGTGGTGGTATATAGTGAAGAATGA
- a CDS encoding type II toxin-antitoxin system HicA family toxin, with product MCSSGSHRIYKNSKGKHVTVPFHSGKVLHPKLLISIIKDTGSTKEDFLKLLNK from the coding sequence GTGTGCTCAAGTGGTAGTCATAGAATTTATAAAAATTCTAAAGGAAAACATGTAACGGTTCCATTTCATTCCGGAAAGGTTCTCCATCCTAAGTTGTTAATTAGTATTATAAAAGATACGGGATCAACAAAAGAAGATTTTCTAAAACTGCTTAACAAGTAG